From one Thamnophis elegans isolate rThaEle1 chromosome 7, rThaEle1.pri, whole genome shotgun sequence genomic stretch:
- the LOC116511873 gene encoding filamin-C-like, with protein MTGRYTITIKYGGDEIPYSPFRIHALPAGDASKCLVTVSIGGHGLGACLGPTIQIGEETVITVDAKAAGKGKVTCKVSTPDGAELDVDVVENHDGTFDIYYTAPEPGKYVITIRFGGEQIPNSPFHVVATDEPVAPPESVDAMLRPFNLVIPFAVQKGEITGEVRMPSGKTARPHITDNKDGTVTVKYAPTEKGLHEMDIKYDGNHIPGSPLQFYVDAINARHVSAYGPGLSHGMVNKPATFTIVTKDAGEGGLSLAVEGPSKAEITCKDNKDGTCTVSYLPTAPGDYNIIVRFDDKHIPGSPFTAKITGDDSMRTSQLNVGTSTDVSLKITESDLSLLTASIRAPSGNEEPCLLKRLPNRHIGISFTPKEVGEHVVSVKKSGKHVTNSPFKIMVGQSEIGDASKVKVSGKGLVEGRTFEMSEFIVDTRTAGYGGLGLSIEGPSKVDINCEDMEDGTCKVTYSPTEPGNYIINIKFADKHVPGSPFTVKVTGEGRMKESITRRRQAPSIATVGSTCDLNLKIPGNWFQMVSAQERLTRTFTRSSHTYTRTERTEISKTRGGETKREVRVEESTQVGGDPFHNVFGEFLGRESLGSFGSIARTQEGEAGLQAMTAQVTSPSGKIAEAEIIEGEDSAYSVRFVPQEMGPHTVNVKYRGQHVPGSPFQFTVGPLGEGGSHKVRAGGPGLERGVASVPAEFSIWTREAGAGGLSIAVEGPSKAEIAFEDRKDGSCGVSYVVQEPGDYEVSIKFNDEHIPDSPFVVPVASLSDDARRLTVTSLQGQETGLKVNQPATFAVQLNGARGVIDAKVHTPSGLVEECYVSELDSDKYAIRFIPHENGVHSIDVRFNGRHVPGSPFNIRVGEQSQAGDPGLVTAYGPGLEGGTTGVSSEFVVKTRNAGSGALSVTIDGPSKVQMDCQECPEGHKVTYMPMAPGSYLISIKYGGPQHIVGSPFKAKITGPRLSGGHSLHETSTVLVETVTKATSSVGGSYSALPKFSSDASKVVARGPGLTKAFVGQKNTFTVDCSKAGTNMLMVGVHGPKTPCDEVYVKHMGNRVYSVTYTVKEKGDYILIVKWGDEGVPGSPYQVSVP; from the exons ATGACAGGCCGCTACACGATCACCATCAAATACGGCGGCGATGAAATCCCCTACTCGCCTTTCCGCATCCACGCCTTGCCCGCCGGAGATGCCAGCAAGTGCCTGGTGACAG TGTCCATCGGAGGCCACGGACTGG GAGCTTGCCTTGGTCCCACCATCCAGATTGGAGAGGAGACAGTGATCACGGTGGACGCCAAGGCCGCCGGGAAGGGAAAAGTCACCTGCAAGGTCTCCACGCCCGACGGGGCCGAGCTGGATGTCGACGTAGTGGAGAACCACGACGGGACTTTCGACATCTATTATACGGCTCCCGAGCCTGGCAAATACGTCATCACCATCCGTTTCGGAGGCGAGCAGATCCCCAACAGCCCTTTCCACGTGGTG GCCACGGATGAGCCCGTCGCCCCACCGGAGAGCGTGGACGCCATGCTGCGGCCTTTCAATCTGGTCATCCCCTTCGCCGTGCAGAAGGGAGAGATTACAG GGGAGGTCAGGATGCCTTCCGGCAAGACGGCGCGTCCACACATCACGGACAATAAGGACGGGACAGTGACGGTCAAATATGCCCCCACCGAGAAGGGGTTGCATGAGATGGACATCAAATATGACGGCAACCACATTCCAG gcagccccctccAATTTTACGTGGACGCTATCAACGCCCGCCACGTTAGCGCCTACGGACCGGGGTTGAGCCACGGCATGGTCAACAAACCCGCGACCTTCACCATCGTCACCAAGGACGCCGGCGAAG GAGGCCTGTCCCTGGCCGTGGAGGGCCCGTCCAAGGCCGAAATCACCTGCAAGGACAATAAAGATGGCACCTGCACCGTCTCCTACCTGCCCACCGCTCCTGGCGACTACAACATCATTGTCCGCTTTGACGACAAGCACATTCCTGGCAGCCCCTTCACTGCGAAGATCACAG GGGACGATTCCATGCGCACCTCCCAGCTGAACGTGGGCACTTCCACCGATGTGTCGCTGAAGATCACCGAGAGTGACCTGAGCCTCTTGACCGCCAGCATCCGGGCCCCGTCCGGGAACGAAGAGCCCTGTTTGCTCAAGCGCCTGCCCAACCGCCATATCG gGATCTCCTTCACCCCCAAGGAAGTTGGGGAGCACGTGGTGAGCGTCAAGAAAAGTGGCAAACACGTCACGAACAGCCCCTTTAAGATTATGGTGGGACAGTCGGAAATCGGCGACGCCAGCAAGGTTAAAGTCTCTGGTAAGGGGCTGGTGGAAGGACGCACCTTCGAGATGTCTGAATTCATCGTCGACACCCGGACCGCAG GCTACGGGGGTCTCGGCCTGTCCATCGAGGGTCCCAGCAAAGTGGACATCAATTGTGAAGACATGGAAGATGGCACTTGCAAAGTCACCTACTCGCCTACCGAGCCCGGAAATTACATCATCAATATTAAGTTCGCCGATAAACACGTGCCAG GAAGCCCCTTCACTGTGAAGGTGACCGGAGAGGGACGGATGAAGGAGAGCATCACTCGCCGGCGCCAGGCGCCCTCCATCGCCACCGTGGGCAGCACCTGTGACCTGAACCTCAAGATCCCAG GGAATTGGTTCCAGATGGTCTCGGCCCAGGAGCGTCTGACCCGCACTTTCACACGCAGCAGCCACACTTACACTCGCACCGAGCGGACGGAGATCAGCAAGACGCGCGGCGGGGAGACCAAGCGCGAGGTGCGGGTGGAAGAGTCCACGCAAGTGGGCGGGGACCCCTTCCACAACGTCTTCGGCGAGTTCCTCGGCCGCGAGAGCCTCGGCTCCTTCGGCAGCATCGCCCGGACCCAGGAGG GGGAGGCCGGACTCCAAGCCATGACCGCTCAAGTGACTAGTCCCTCGGGAAAGATAGCCGAAGCGGAGATCATCGAGGGAGAAGACAGCGCCTACTCGGTGCGCTTCGTGCCCCAGGAGATGGGCCCGCACACCGTCAACGTCAAATATCGGGGGCAGCACGTGCCCGGCAGCCCCTTCCAGTTCACTGTGGGGCCGTTGGGGGAAGGGGGCTCCCACAAAGTCCGCGCAGGGGGGCCTGGCTTGGAgaggggcgtggccagcgtgcCAG CTGAATTCAGCATTTGGACCCGAGAAGCCGGGGCTGGGGGTCTCTCCATAGCGGTGGAGGGCCCCAGCAAGGCCGAGATTGCCTTTGAGGACCGGAAGGACGGATCCTGCGGAGTCTCGTACGTGGTCCAAGAACCAG GTGACTACGAGGTCTCCATCAAGTTCAACGATGAGCACATCCCGGACAGTCCATTTGTGGTCCCTGTGGCCTCGCTCTCGGACGATGCCCGGCGCCTAACCGTCACCAGCCTCCAG GGGCAGGAAACTGGCCTGAAGGTGAACCAGCCGGCTACCTTCGCGGTGCAGCTGAACGGAGCTCGCGGCGTGATCGATGCCAAGGTCCACACGCCCTCCGGCCTGGTCGAAGAGTGTTACGTCTCCGAGTTGGACAGCG ACAAATACGCCATTCGCTTCATCCCCCACGAGAACGGGGTCCACTCCATCGACGTCCGGTTCAACGGGAGGCATGTCCCGGGCAGCCCCTTCAACATCCGTGTGGGGGAGCAGAGCCAGGCGGGAGACCCCGGGCTCGTCACGGCCTACGGCCCCGGCCTGGAGGGAGGAACCACAG GGGTCTCCTCCGAGTTCGTTGTGAAGACCCGAAATGCAGGCTCCGGGGCCCTTTCGGTCACCATCGACGGGCCCTCCAAGGTGCAGATGGACTGCCAGGAGTGCCCCGAGGGCCACAAGGTCACTTACATGCCCATGGCGCCTGGCAGCTACCTCATTTCCATCAAGTACGGGGGTCCCCAGCACATCGTTGGCAGCCCCTTCAAAGCCAAGATCACGG GTCCCCGCCTGTCCGGTGGGCACAGCCTCCACGAGACCTCCACGGTGCTGGTGGAGACGGTCACCAAAGCCACCTCCTCGGTGGGTGGCAGCTACAGCGCCCTGCCCAAGTTCTCCTCGGATGCCAGCAAGGTGGTCGCCCGGGGCCCTGGCTTGACCAAGGCCTTCGTGGGCCAAAAGAACACCTTCACCGTGGACTGCAGCAAGGCAG GCACCAACATGCTGATGGTGGGCGTCCATGGGCCCAAGACCCCCTGCGACGAGGTCTACGTCAAGCACATGGGAAACCGGGTGTACAGCGTCACCTACACCGTCAAAGAGAAGGGGGACTACATCCTCATCGTCAAGTGGGGGGACGAGGGCGTGCCCGGCAGCCCCTACCAAGTTAGCGTGCCCTAG